One Gordonia sp. SID5947 genomic region harbors:
- a CDS encoding nitroreductase/quinone reductase family protein, which yields MNRFQQTASIVNKLVTPVLRLPVLSSLLGRSIMVLRYTGRTSGKTFELPVGYRRDGDDVIVGVAMPDKKRWWRNFTGEGGPVTMVTDGVTQTGHAVSRRDDDGQVLVRIAVDADR from the coding sequence GTGAACCGGTTTCAGCAGACAGCATCGATCGTCAACAAGCTCGTCACTCCGGTCCTACGATTGCCGGTTCTCAGCTCGTTGCTCGGCCGGTCGATCATGGTCCTCCGGTACACAGGTCGCACGTCGGGCAAGACCTTCGAGCTCCCGGTCGGCTACCGCCGCGACGGAGACGACGTCATCGTCGGGGTGGCCATGCCCGACAAGAAGCGGTGGTGGCGCAACTTCACCGGCGAGGGCGGCCCGGTCACGATGGTGACCGACGGAGTGACGCAGACGGGCCACGCCGTCAGTCGTCGCGACGACGACGGTCAGGTCCTCGTCCGGATCGCCGTGGACGCCGACCGCTGA
- a CDS encoding cyclase family protein → MTAIDALLGSLGDGSVSVVDLTAPLSPATPVLQLPAPFANTISMSMETVSDFDDNGPFWGWHNIHTGEHTGTHVDAPSHWATGRDGSSVDQIPPGRLVGPAVVLDVTDEVAADPDFLLEPEHLDAHVAAQGPLPDGAWLLFRTGWSRFNADADRFLNADSEGPHSPGVSVAAAQWLASSSISGFGVETVGIDAGQAAAMDPIFPAHHYLLGADKYGLTQLQNLTSLPRAGAMLVVSPLPIVGGTGSPARVLAFVPA, encoded by the coding sequence ATGACAGCCATCGACGCACTTCTCGGTTCGCTCGGCGACGGCTCGGTGTCCGTCGTGGACCTCACCGCGCCACTCAGTCCGGCCACGCCGGTCCTACAGCTGCCGGCCCCGTTCGCCAACACGATCTCGATGTCGATGGAGACGGTGAGCGACTTCGACGACAACGGACCGTTCTGGGGCTGGCACAACATCCACACCGGTGAACACACGGGCACCCACGTCGACGCGCCCAGTCACTGGGCGACCGGACGGGACGGTAGTTCGGTCGACCAGATCCCGCCAGGTCGTCTCGTCGGGCCTGCCGTGGTCCTCGACGTCACCGACGAGGTCGCGGCCGATCCGGATTTCCTCCTCGAACCCGAGCATCTCGACGCGCACGTGGCCGCCCAAGGGCCTTTGCCCGACGGTGCGTGGCTTCTGTTCCGCACGGGGTGGAGCCGCTTCAACGCCGACGCGGATCGATTCCTCAACGCCGATTCCGAAGGGCCGCACAGTCCCGGGGTGTCGGTGGCGGCCGCCCAGTGGCTGGCCTCGTCGTCGATCAGCGGGTTCGGCGTGGAGACCGTCGGTATCGACGCCGGGCAGGCCGCTGCGATGGATCCGATCTTCCCCGCTCATCACTACCTGCTCGGCGCCGACAAGTACGGGCTGACACAGCTCCAGAATCTCACGTCCCTACCGCGTGCCGGGGCGATGCTGGTCGTCTCACCACTGCCCATCGTGGGTGGAACCGGCTCGCCGGCACGTGTTCTCGCCTTCGTCCCGGCCTGA
- a CDS encoding alpha/beta hydrolase: MSAPADRRQAELAALAALAGTELRRATAGIAKVHSSIADGVFGGLRMAFGRRAQPVRMVHDALSVATYTTVGESADLIGRLAAVGAELPRAGAAPSETARGAVALGILNGLIGDQLADDASPLATGMSIRAGGRAVPPTAAALRAAFPSAGGHITVFLHGLMESEYAWEIGGRPTYGARLSADLWTTEVRIRYNSGRHISDNGHALGELLAALVLLWPVPVTDISLIGHSMGGLVIRSACERAVRADMYWARLLRHTVYLGTPHLGAPVAKGVHAATAGLARSSMTAPFGNLLRRRSAGVRDLFHGTLTEQGWLDVDRDMLRQPLPDDAPLQQNVRHLFATASVTRRAGHPLGRLLGDGLVLAESGRGQSRRRTIGLRPSDGIHIGGAHHFTLLNHADVYTWLRSELGPRRALESGTDTIGLNVR; encoded by the coding sequence GTGAGTGCCCCAGCCGATCGTCGCCAGGCCGAGCTGGCCGCCCTCGCGGCGCTGGCGGGAACCGAACTCCGCCGGGCCACCGCAGGCATCGCCAAGGTCCACTCGTCCATCGCGGACGGAGTGTTCGGCGGCCTACGGATGGCCTTTGGCCGCCGGGCGCAACCCGTCCGCATGGTCCACGACGCGCTCTCGGTGGCGACCTACACCACGGTCGGCGAGTCAGCAGACCTCATAGGGCGCCTTGCTGCCGTCGGTGCGGAACTGCCGAGGGCAGGTGCGGCGCCGTCAGAGACCGCCCGTGGCGCAGTTGCGCTCGGCATCCTCAATGGCTTGATCGGCGACCAATTGGCAGATGACGCTTCGCCGTTGGCCACCGGGATGTCGATTCGCGCCGGCGGCCGGGCGGTCCCGCCGACCGCCGCCGCGTTGCGGGCCGCATTCCCCTCTGCCGGCGGCCACATCACGGTGTTCCTGCACGGCCTCATGGAATCCGAATACGCATGGGAGATCGGCGGACGACCCACCTACGGTGCACGATTGAGTGCCGACCTCTGGACGACGGAGGTTCGGATCCGGTACAACTCGGGCCGCCACATCAGCGACAACGGCCACGCCCTCGGAGAGCTCCTGGCGGCACTCGTCCTGTTGTGGCCGGTCCCGGTCACCGATATCTCGCTGATCGGGCACTCGATGGGCGGGCTCGTCATCCGTAGCGCCTGCGAGCGAGCCGTCCGAGCGGACATGTACTGGGCACGTCTCCTCCGGCACACCGTGTATCTCGGCACCCCACACCTCGGGGCGCCGGTGGCGAAGGGCGTGCATGCGGCGACCGCGGGCCTCGCCAGATCATCGATGACGGCCCCGTTCGGGAACTTGCTCCGTAGGCGCAGTGCCGGAGTTCGCGATCTGTTCCACGGCACCCTCACCGAGCAAGGGTGGCTCGACGTCGATCGCGACATGCTCCGGCAGCCTCTTCCCGATGACGCGCCTCTGCAGCAGAATGTGCGCCATCTGTTCGCGACGGCATCGGTGACCCGGCGGGCGGGTCACCCGCTCGGACGACTACTGGGCGATGGCCTGGTTCTCGCCGAGAGTGGACGCGGGCAGAGTCGACGTCGCACCATCGGCCTGCGACCGTCGGACGGTATCCACATCGGCGGTGCACATCATTTCACCCTGTTGAACCACGCTGACGTCTATACGTGGCTACGTTCCGAGCTGGGTCCACGGCGTGCCCTCGAGAGTGGTACCGACACCATCGGCCTCAATGTCCGGTGA
- a CDS encoding thiamine pyrophosphate-binding protein: MVTVAQVVARTLVDLGVGTCFGVVGSGNFVLTNALRSHGVPFVATRHEGGAASMADGYSRVADVPGLVSVHQGCGLTNAMTGIAEAAKSRTPMLVLAADTAADAVLSNFNIDQDGLVRSVGAVAERVHGAASAVADVQRAYRTAVQGRRTVVLNLPLDVQGARLDAPEAAATLRTPGPVRPSADSVAALQEALAAAERPVFVVGRGGRHAGDQIAEVAARAGALVATSAVANGLFRGDDFDLGISGGFSTPLTAELISDADLIVAWGCALNMWTMRHGTLIGAGAGVIQIDDDQSALGANRPITLGIHGDCGATAADLLATFGDERTGYRTAEVGRRLTAGRRWNDVATADLSTADHIDPRVFSDLLDRALPPERVVAVDSGNFMGYPSTYLQVPDENGFVFTQAFQSIGLGLASGIGAMLAQPDRLAVVATGDGGFLMGIAELETAVRLGRPMLVAVYDDAAYGAEVHHFGPDVDLGSVTFPDTDIAALARGFGANAVTVRSRADMTAVDRWLDSPAGVMVVDAKIASDGGAWWLAEAFTGH; encoded by the coding sequence ATGGTGACTGTGGCACAAGTCGTCGCCCGGACCCTGGTGGATCTCGGCGTCGGGACCTGCTTCGGTGTGGTCGGCAGCGGAAACTTCGTGCTGACCAATGCTCTTCGGTCGCACGGTGTCCCGTTCGTGGCGACGCGCCACGAAGGAGGTGCCGCGTCGATGGCAGACGGGTACAGCCGCGTCGCCGACGTCCCGGGGCTCGTGTCCGTCCACCAGGGGTGCGGACTGACAAACGCGATGACCGGCATCGCCGAGGCAGCCAAGAGCCGCACACCGATGCTGGTACTCGCCGCGGACACCGCGGCGGATGCGGTGTTGTCTAACTTCAACATCGATCAGGACGGGCTGGTCCGCAGTGTGGGCGCGGTCGCCGAACGCGTCCATGGTGCCGCGTCAGCGGTCGCCGACGTACAGCGGGCGTACCGCACCGCGGTGCAGGGTCGGCGGACCGTCGTACTTAATCTTCCGCTCGACGTCCAGGGCGCCCGACTCGACGCCCCCGAGGCGGCTGCCACGCTGCGGACGCCCGGTCCGGTCCGACCATCCGCGGATTCCGTTGCCGCACTGCAAGAAGCGCTCGCGGCCGCTGAGCGGCCCGTGTTCGTGGTGGGACGCGGCGGTCGACACGCCGGGGACCAAATCGCCGAGGTCGCCGCACGGGCGGGCGCCCTCGTCGCGACCTCCGCAGTCGCCAACGGGCTGTTCCGCGGCGACGACTTCGACCTCGGTATCTCCGGCGGCTTCTCCACACCGCTGACCGCCGAGCTGATCAGCGACGCCGACCTCATCGTCGCGTGGGGTTGCGCGCTCAACATGTGGACGATGCGGCACGGCACGCTCATCGGCGCCGGGGCCGGTGTCATCCAGATCGATGACGACCAGAGCGCGCTCGGGGCGAATCGTCCGATCACCCTTGGCATCCACGGGGATTGCGGTGCGACCGCTGCGGATCTGCTCGCCACGTTCGGCGACGAACGCACCGGATACCGGACAGCGGAGGTCGGGCGGCGCCTGACCGCAGGACGACGCTGGAATGATGTTGCGACGGCGGACCTCTCGACGGCGGATCATATCGACCCACGCGTGTTCAGTGACCTGCTCGATCGCGCTCTGCCACCCGAGCGTGTCGTCGCGGTCGACTCCGGCAATTTCATGGGCTATCCCAGCACCTACCTGCAGGTTCCGGACGAGAACGGTTTCGTGTTCACCCAGGCGTTCCAGTCCATCGGCCTCGGCCTCGCCAGTGGGATCGGCGCCATGCTCGCTCAGCCGGACCGGCTCGCAGTGGTCGCGACCGGCGACGGCGGATTCCTGATGGGGATCGCCGAGCTGGAGACGGCGGTCCGACTCGGGCGGCCGATGCTGGTCGCTGTGTACGACGATGCCGCGTACGGTGCCGAGGTCCACCACTTCGGTCCCGACGTCGACCTCGGCTCGGTGACCTTCCCGGACACCGACATCGCGGCGCTGGCACGCGGTTTCGGAGCCAACGCCGTCACGGTCAGAAGCCGCGCAGACATGACAGCTGTCGACAGGTGGCTCGATTCACCTGCGGGGGTGATGGTCGTCGATGCCAAGATCGCCTCCGACGGCGGGGCCTGGTGGCTGGCCGAGGCCTTCACCGGACATTGA